The proteins below come from a single Malus sylvestris chromosome 3, drMalSylv7.2, whole genome shotgun sequence genomic window:
- the LOC126616193 gene encoding uncharacterized protein LOC126616193 isoform X2 — MPSQHSTLYALVIAWPQPQLGVTNRNTTEELQFNIGVDEVMNLLISSLVSKTPLTETLLKHKPVAELNHDNNYQAVHIDPQTGGEMVLMEEDNISIKLIISKSKNIVCYAEAGEDFVNLLFSFLTLPLGFVTKQIEDGSLKGCIDQLYWSVQDLDAQYLKSNHHKEMLLNPKLVPGFCYNSLLGIEEASYYYLGSGLTTDSSLIHSNTSSESFKIEPEDHNSSARGFLKGPAIFTVTDNLVIRPISTIFELSVLHELNVPFTDIEERVMLMGKKLALSLLVASFASDSALTNAFISEPYQE, encoded by the exons ATGCCAAGCCAACACAGTACTTTGTATGCTCTCGTTATTGCCTGGCCACAGCCACAA CTTGGAGTCACCAATAGGAATACTACGGAGGAGTTGCAGTTTAATATTGGAGTTGATGAG GTTATGAATTTGCTTATAAGCTCCTTAGTATCAAAGACGCCATTGACCGAAACTCTACTGAAGCATAAACCCGTGGCCGAACTGAACCATGACAACAATTATCAAGCTGTACACATTGATCCGCAAACAGGAGGAGAGATGGTGCTGATGGAAGAAGACAACATTTCTATTAAGCTTATAATTAGCAAATCTAAGAACATTGTTTGCTATGCAGAAGCCGGGGAGGATTTTGTTAATTTACTCTTCAGTTTTCTAACTCTGCCACTTGGGTTTGTAACAAAGCAGATAGAGGATGGGTCTCTGAAGGGATGCATTGATCAGTTGTACTGGAGTGTCCAAGATCTCGATGCGCAATACTTGAAGTCAAATCATCACAAGGAAATGCTACTCAATCCGAAGCTTGTTCCTGGTTTTTGCTACAACAGTCTTTTAGGAATTGAGGAAGCCTCATATTATTATCTCGGCAGTGGGCTAACTACGGATAGTTCCCTTATCCATTCTAATACGTCATCGGAGTCATTTAAAATTGAACCCGAAGATCACAACTCCAGTGCTCGAGGATTTTTAAAAGGACCGGCGATTTTCACAGTAACTGACAATCTGGTCATAAGACCGATATCTACAATCTTTGAGCTGTCTGTTCTTCACGAATTGAATGTACCTTTCACTGACATTGAAGAAAGAGTTATGCTTATGGGCAAGAAGTTG GCtctgagtcttttggttgcttCTTTTGCTTCTGACTCTGCATTAACGAATGCCTTCATTAGCGAGCCATATCAAGAATAA
- the LOC126615164 gene encoding chromatin modification-related protein eaf-1-like produces MGFDNECILNIQSLAGEYFCPVCRLLVYPTEALQSQCTHLYCKPCLTYVVSTTQACPYDGYLVTEADAKPLTESNKALSDTIGKILVHCLFHRSGCTWQGPLSECTPHCSGCAFGNSPVVCNRCGVQIVHRHVQEHAQTCPGVQPQAQQAEVALHTSASGTSAATADQSQAAIQTGTTTSQAPVSQTTSATAPGSDPNQKVNSSSQAQAAVPTADQWYQQQQQYQQYYQQYPGYDPYQQQYQNYYPYQQPAVPQQQQAQPPYGTVQNQPQTYLQPQSQTQPPPQPQTQPPLQPQISQAQAQPQIQPPNGQAPVVAQTQNQVQANQQQQLHPTVQTYPAAHGQTQPYFQAPSQSQPHSQQVQVLPYQQPQIQQHTQAHLQPQHHPLSQPQSQSQPQQQVQVQHHPQLHPSQPMNAAVQPQAQHPPSHPVSGNNSYPQPHLHQPVQQNMYVQSQGVPHSQLQTPVQMQNQFPPQPPLMRPPSSHTTIPNQQQPALLPSPGQVQNINPAQQQPVPSYAQQPGNSVYQRPIMQAVQQPMPQQYFHHQPYVQQQPSTQLRPQSQSHLFPQHIHASTQSQQNIALSQGIQHTQSNLVGRPMMPSHGVQPQPYGQTAVQVRPMHSSVNHPSTNQNNMVRTNNPVQSGANSRPTMSERQAEKESESSGQSVAHDAEFKSVKSEMRMKSVDDEHKPSGGVKPNQGDTSFKEIPESRGLPEADPDLHALDNGGSVNIPMLKEEGMDSAMEHSSNGKLGEVAEGAKEIPSEEAQLHEEQGRRLQKNASGILQPSNVQIQAGGGSQAVSTPAPTVQVQAGGSTQPSHPVSIHHGPTILPQGPGAPPHHAQGPGQPLAHLRPQGPAHVPGQPFHPSEHLQPPGPNPGFGPSSGRGGQYGPQGVLPPSHTGAPKMQGEPVGGPPFSEMMAPYGPEGHRSYQRPAFQIDQGAIGQPSGIPPNMLRMNGTPGLDSSSVHGLRDEKFKAFPDERMNPFPADPTYRGFDRVAFEDDLKQFPRPSYLDSDPVSKFGNYSSRPFDKGPHGLKYDMGLNTDPAAGDIGRMEPSRGRPDFVGRRHMDVLAPRSPVRDYPAIPSHGFRGFGPDDFDRRDFHRFGDPHGNSFHEGRLSNFPGQFRRGEFEGPGNMRIVDGHPGHLRRGDHLGHQNVHNHLHLREPMGFGDRHPRIGDMTGPGNFESFRGKRTSHPRLGEPGFRSSFSLQRFPTDGAYTGDLESFDHSRKRKPASMGWCRICKVDCETVEGLDLHSQTREHQKMAMDMVRTIKQNAKKQKLTSGDQSLVEDENKSKNPALKPGEKSSIDG; encoded by the exons ATGGGATTTGACAATGAATGCATATTGAACATCCAGTCTCTTGCCGGAGAGTACTTTTGTCCGGTTTGTCGTCTGCTTGTTTACCCAACTGAAGCACTACAGTCGCAATGTACTCATCTGTATTGCAAGCCCTGTTTGACATACGTTGTGAGCACCACCCAGGCTTGCCCATATGACGGCTACTTAGTGACAGAAGCAGATGCCAAG CCACTCACGGAGTCAAATAAGGCCCTCTCTGATACCATTGGCAAAATACTAGTTCATTGCTTATTTCACAGGAGTGGATGCACATGGCAGGGACCATTATCCGAGTGCACACCTCATTGTTCTGGATGTGCCTTTGGCAATTCTCCTGTAGTATGCAACCGGTGTGGAGTCCAAATTGTGCATCGTCATGTGCAGGAACATGCACAAACATGTCCT GGTGTGCAGCCTCAAGCGCAGCAGGCAGAGGTTGCTCTGCACACTTCTGCTTCTGGCACATCAGCAGCTACTGCTGATCAATCCCAGGCTGCAATTCAAACAGGAACAACTACATCTCAGGCCCCGGTTTCTCAAACTACAAGTGCCACTGCACCTGGATCTGATCCAAATCAGAAAGTAAACTCAAGTTCTCAAGCTCAAGCGGCTGTGCCAACTGCTGATCAATGGTACCAGCAGCAGCAACAATATCAACAGTACTACCAGCAGTATCCTGGATATGACCCATATCAACAGCAATATCAGAACTACTATCCCTATCAACAGCCAGCAGTTCCACAACAACAGCAGGCTCAGCCACCATATGGGACCGTCCAGAATCAACCTCAGACATACTTGCAACCTCAGTCTCAAACTCAACCTCCGCCACAGCCCCAAACTCAACCTCCGCTACAGCCCCAAATTTCTCAAGCTCAAGCTCAACCCCAAATTCAGCCTCCAAATGGCCAGGCTCCTGTTGTGGCTCAAACTCAAAATCAGGTACAAGCCAACCAACAGCAGCAACTCCACCCGACAGTGCAGACTTACCCAGCAGCTCATGGGCAGACACAGCCATATTTCCAAGCTCCATCTCAGTCACAGCCTCATTCTCAACAGGTGCAAGTGCTTCCGTATCAGCAGCCCCAAATTCAGCAACATACCCAGGCCCATCTTCAACCGCAGCACCATCCCCTTTCTCAACCCCAGTCTCAGTCACAACCTCAGCAACAGGTACAGGTTCAACACCATCCCCAACTTCACCCTTCTCAGCCCATGAATGCTGCTGTCCAGCCTCAGGCACAGCATCCACCATCTCATCCCGTGTCTGGCAATAACTCATATCCTCAACCTCACCTTCACCAACCAGTGCAACAGAATATGTATGTGCAATCTCAAGGTGTGCCTCACTCTCAGTTACAGACTCCTGTTCAAATGCAGAATCAGTTTCCTCCACAACCCCCACTCATGCGTCCGCCTTCATCTCATACAACAATTCCAAACCAGCAGCAGCCAGCTTTGTTGCCTTCACCCGGTCAAGTCCAAAATATCAATCCTGCACAACAGCAGCCAGTTCCCTCTTATGCTCAGCAACCTGGAAATTCAGTCTACCAGCGCCCTATTATGCAAGCAGTTCAACAACCGATGCCTCAGCAGTATTTCCACCATCAGCCATATGTACAGCAGCAACCATCTACACAGTTACGTCCCCAGAGCCAATCTCATCTGTTCCCTCAACATATTCATGCCTCTACACAGTCTCAGCAGAACATTGCATTGTCTCAGGGCATTCAACATACTCAGTCTAATCTTGTCGGAAGACCTATGATGCCAAGTCATGGAGTACAACCTCAGCCTTATGGACAAACTGCTGTTCAGGTGAGGCCAATGCATTCTTCTGTAAACCATCCATCTACAAATCAGAATAATATGGTCAGAACAAACAACCCAGTGCAATCTGGAGCAAACTCAAGACCAACTATGTCTGAGAGGCAAGCGGAGAAAGAATCTGAGTCATCAGGTCAGAGTGTTGCACATGATGCTGAATTTAAATCCGTGAAATCTGAGATGCGTATGAAGTCCGTTGATGATGAGCATAAACCTAGTGGTGGAGTTAAACCTAATCAGGGGGATACATCTTTCAAGGAGATTCCAGAGTCTAGGGGCTTGCCGGAGGCAGATCCAGATTTACATGCACTTGATAATGGAGGTTCTGTAAATATCCCAATGTTGAAGGAAGAGGGTATGGATAGTGCTATGGAGCACTCAAGTAATGGTAAATTGGGTGAAGTAGCTGAGGGCGCAAAAGAAATCCCATCGGAAGAAGCTCAACTTCATGAAGAACAGGGTCGAAGGTTGCAGAAGAATGCTAGTGGCATTCTGCAGCCTTCCAATGTACAAATACAAGCTGGCGGGGGTTCTCAAGCTGTATCTACTCCAGCTCCAACTGTTCAAGTACAAGCTGGTGGCTCTACACAACCTTCACATCCTGTATCAATACATCATGGACCTACTATACTCCCCCAAGGGCCTGGTGCACCTCCGCATCATGCACAGGGGCCTGGGCAGCCCTTGGCTCATTTAAGACCTCAGGGACCTGCACATGTACCTGGACAGCCTTTTCATCCATCTGAGCATTTGCAGCCACCTGGTCCCAACCCAGGTTTTGGACCATCTTCTGGAAGGGGAGGTCAGTATGGTCCTCAAGGTGTACTACCTCCTTCCCATACAGGGGCTCCCAAGATGCAAGGTGAACCTGTTGGAGGCCCTCCATTTAGTGAAATGATGGCACCATATGGCCCTGAAGGTCATAGGAGTTACCAGCGGCCTGCCTTTCAGATTGATCAAGGAGCAATTGGACAGCCATCTGGTATCCCCCCAAATATGTTGAGAATGAATGGAACTCCAGGCCTCGACTCCTCATCAGTTCATGGGTTGAGGGATGAAAAGTTCAAGGCTTTTCCGGACGAACGAATGAATCCCTTCCCAGCAGATCCAACTTATCGTGGTTTTGACCGGGTAGCGTTTGAAGATGATCTCAAGCAATTCCCTAGGCCTTCGTATCTGGATTCTGATCCTGTTTCTAAATTTGGGAATTATTCATCAAGGCCCTTTGATAAGGGACCTCATGGGCTCAAGTATGATATGGGTCTGAATACAGATCCTGCTGCTGGAGATATTGGGAGAATGGAGCCTTCTCGCGGTCGTCCAGATTTTGTTGGACGACGCCATATGGATGTTTTGGCTCCCCGAAGCCCAGTTAGAGATTACCCTGCGATACCATCTCATGGGTTTAGAGGCTTTGGCCCTGATGATTTTGATAGAAGAGACTTTCATCGATTTGGTGATCCACATGGAAATTCATTCCACGAGGGTAGGCTTTCTAATTTTCCTGGTCAATTTCGACGGGGTGAGTTTGAGGGGCCTGGTAATATGCGAATTGTTGATGGGCACCCTGGTCATCTTCGGAGGGGAGATCATTTGGGTCATCAGAATGTGCATAATCATTTGCATTTGAGAGAACCTATGGGTTTTGGTGATCGTCATCCACGGATTGGAGACATGACTGGACCTGGGAACTTTGAATCATTTAGAGGCAAGAGGACAAGCCATCCACGTCTTGGTGAGCCTGGATTTAGGAGCAGCTTTTCACTTCAGAGATTTCCAACTGATGGAGCTTACACA GGAGATCTAGAGTCTTTTGATCACTCAAGGAAAAGGAAACCAGCTAGTATGGGATGGTGCCGGATATGTAAAGTTGATTGTGAAACAGTTGAAGGTTTAGACTTGCATTCACAAACAAGGGAACACCAGAAGATGGCTATGGATATGGTGCGAACCATCAAGCAAAATGCCAAAAAGCAGAAACT AACCTCTGGTGATCAGTCCTTGGTAGAGGATGAAAATAAGTCAAAAAATCCAGCTTTGAAGCCCGGGGAGAAAAGCAGCATTGATGGATGA
- the LOC126614923 gene encoding ubiquitin-conjugating enzyme E2 36-like, whose translation MANSNLPRRIIKETQRLLSEPAPGISASPEEYPMAPPKVRFLTKIYHPNIDKLGRICLDILKDKWSPALQIHTVLLSIQALLSTPNPDDPLSENICKALEDK comes from the coding sequence ATGGCGAACAGTAATCTTCCGAGAAGAATTATCAAGGAGACGCAGAGGCTTCTCAGCGAACCAGCTCCTGGAATCAGTGCTTCTCCTGAAGAATATCCAATGGCACCTCCAAAGGTCCGTTTCCTGACAAAAATATATCATCCTAACATTGACAAGCTTGGGAGGATATGCCTCGATATTCTGAAAGACAAATGGAGTCCAGCCCTTCAAATCCATACAGTATTGCTGAGCATTCAAGCACTTCTGAGTACTCCAAATCCTGATGATCCGCTTTCTGAGAACATTTGCAAAGCACTGGAAGACAAATGA
- the LOC126614907 gene encoding uncharacterized protein LOC126614907 isoform X2, with translation MAEKKRAKNRKNVSLKALMDTGSNKVIFVESNSDFIDVLFSFLTMPMGRIARLACTSSVPVEIGCMRNLYQSIEKIDVHDFRSNACRDMLLLPCNAADCQCKNLKLKIDNGRPTRYFLCYDRCFLSYYGDIPCPFCTCPLTREIHLPVDNTQAGGVFVKGPSRLIITDDLQVISPVSAASICLFSKLGVTDSKTTEESTFNMGVPEVLDLLMHSFVSKTPLTETLLKNKPIPNLGDVHSSQGTSIDSQMHGDTIIEEEKNISLKIVVSKSKKIVCYAEAQEDFVNLLCSFLTLPLGLILKKMRNVSWKGCLDQLYKSVEDLDEQYLMSNYHKELLVNPKLAPGYRYEKTLLGIEETSFYYVDKKLTTDTSCIPDNSLVESVKLDVVDPKSHEDKDRSAQGFLRGPAIFTVTDNLVVRPISPMLEISVLQELKVPFTDIEDHTVHVGKREALLLLAASFIGDSALTNTFISELREPKQEQ, from the exons ATGGCTGAAAAAAAGCGTGCGAAGAATCGCAAAAATGTAAGCTTGAAGGCCTTGATGGACACGGGAAGCAACAAAGTTATCTTCGTTGAGTCCAACAGTGATTTTATTGATGTTCTCTTCAGTTTCTTGACAATGCCAATGGGAAGGATTGCCAGGCTTGCCTGTACATCTTCAGTACCGGTGGAAATAGGTTGTATGAGAAATTTGTATCAGAGTATTGAGAAAATTGACGTGCATGACTTCCGGTCAAATGCGTGTAGAGATATGTTGTTACTTCCCTGCAATGCTGCTGATTGTCAATGCAAGAACCTCAAGTTGAAAATTGACAATGGTAGGCCGACACGGTACTTTTTGTGCTATGACAGATGCTTCTTAAGCTATTATGGAGATATCCCCTGTCCTTTCTGTACTTGTCCCTTGACTAGGGAGATACATCTTCCGGTGGATAATACTCAAGCTGGAGGAGTCTTTGTGAAAGGGCCATCCAGGCTGATAATTACCGATGATTTACAGGTCATATCCCCAGTAAGTGCAGCAAGCATTTGTTTGTTTTCGAAGCTAGGGGTCACGGATTCTAAAACTACAGAGGAGTCGACTTTCAATATGGGAGTTCCGGAG GTTTTGGATTTGCTTATGCATTCGTTTGTATCAAAGACACCTTTGACTGAAACTCTTCTGAAGAACAAACCAATACCAAATTTGGGAGACGTACATTCCAGTCAAGGAACATCGATTGATTCTCAAATGCATGGCGACACAATCATTGAGGAAGAGAAAAACATTTCTCTTAAGATTGTAGTTAGCAAGtctaaaaaaattgtttgttaTGCAGAAGCACAAGAGGATTTTGTTAATCTACTCTGCAGTTTCTTGACTCTCCCACTTGGGCTTATATTAAAAAAGATGCGAAATGTTTCATGGAAAGGCTGTCTTGATCAGTTGTACAAGAGTGTCGAAGATCTTGATGAGCAATACTTGATGTCAAATTACCACAAGGAATTGTTGGTCAATCCAAAGCTTGCACCTGGTTATCGATATGAGAAAACTCTGCTAGGAATCGAGGAGACGTCCTTTTATTATGTTGACAAGAAGTTAACTACTGATACATCCTGTATTCCTGATAATAGTTTAGTGGAGTCAGTTAAacttgatgttgttgatcccaAATCTCATGAAGATAAAGATAGAAGTGctcaaggatttctgagaggaCCTGCTATCTTCACAGTGACTGACAATCTAGTTGTAAGACCGATATCTCCAATGCTTGAAATCTCTGTTCTTCAAGAATTAAAGGTACCTTTCACTGACATCGAGGATCATACCGTGCATGTGGGCAAGAGAGAG GCGTTGCTTCTTTTGGCGGCCTCATTTATTGGTGATTCTGCTCTTACCAATACCTTCATTTCAGAGCTTAGGGAGCCAAAGCAAGAACAATAA
- the LOC126616193 gene encoding uncharacterized protein LOC126616193 isoform X1 — protein sequence MENKINLKALVDKRSNKVIFIESDHAFVDVLLSFLTIPLGTIIKLGREHSVPVEIGCINNLYSSVEEIDARELRSDACREMLLLPRNAAESHCKNLVLQIDHNAKPTQYFVCSRYCLATATSKFFSYYPGLLCVGCMDTMHREISFSVDVASAFVKERVRLLITDDLQLISPFCTSIVSLFTKLGVTNRNTTEELQFNIGVDEVMNLLISSLVSKTPLTETLLKHKPVAELNHDNNYQAVHIDPQTGGEMVLMEEDNISIKLIISKSKNIVCYAEAGEDFVNLLFSFLTLPLGFVTKQIEDGSLKGCIDQLYWSVQDLDAQYLKSNHHKEMLLNPKLVPGFCYNSLLGIEEASYYYLGSGLTTDSSLIHSNTSSESFKIEPEDHNSSARGFLKGPAIFTVTDNLVIRPISTIFELSVLHELNVPFTDIEERVMLMGKKLALSLLVASFASDSALTNAFISEPYQE from the exons ATGGAGAACAAGATAAACTTGAAGGCTTTGGTGGATAAGCGGAGCAACAAAGTTATCTTCATAGAGTCCGACCATGCTTTTGTCGATGTTCTCCTAAGTTTCTTGACAATCCCCTTGGGAACAATAATCAAGCTTGGTCGTGAGCATTCAGTACCAGTGGAAATCGGCTGCATTAACAATTTGTATTCAAGTGTGGAGGAAATTGACGCGCGTGAGTTGCGGTCAGATGCATGTAGAGAAATGTTGTTACTTCCCCGCAACGCGGCTGAATCTCATTGCAAGAACCTTGTATTGCAAATTGATCACAATGCCAAGCCAACACAGTACTTTGTATGCTCTCGTTATTGCCTGGCCACAGCCACAAGTAAGTTCTTTAGTTACTACCCAGGTCTCTTGTGTGTAGGGTGCATGGATACCATGCATCGGGAGATTTCATTTTCGGTGGATGTTGCAAGCGCCTTTGTAAAAGAGCGAGTCAGGCTTCTAATTACCGATGATTTACAACTGATCTCCCCTTTTTGCACATCAATCGTTTCTTTATTTACCAAGCTTGGAGTCACCAATAGGAATACTACGGAGGAGTTGCAGTTTAATATTGGAGTTGATGAG GTTATGAATTTGCTTATAAGCTCCTTAGTATCAAAGACGCCATTGACCGAAACTCTACTGAAGCATAAACCCGTGGCCGAACTGAACCATGACAACAATTATCAAGCTGTACACATTGATCCGCAAACAGGAGGAGAGATGGTGCTGATGGAAGAAGACAACATTTCTATTAAGCTTATAATTAGCAAATCTAAGAACATTGTTTGCTATGCAGAAGCCGGGGAGGATTTTGTTAATTTACTCTTCAGTTTTCTAACTCTGCCACTTGGGTTTGTAACAAAGCAGATAGAGGATGGGTCTCTGAAGGGATGCATTGATCAGTTGTACTGGAGTGTCCAAGATCTCGATGCGCAATACTTGAAGTCAAATCATCACAAGGAAATGCTACTCAATCCGAAGCTTGTTCCTGGTTTTTGCTACAACAGTCTTTTAGGAATTGAGGAAGCCTCATATTATTATCTCGGCAGTGGGCTAACTACGGATAGTTCCCTTATCCATTCTAATACGTCATCGGAGTCATTTAAAATTGAACCCGAAGATCACAACTCCAGTGCTCGAGGATTTTTAAAAGGACCGGCGATTTTCACAGTAACTGACAATCTGGTCATAAGACCGATATCTACAATCTTTGAGCTGTCTGTTCTTCACGAATTGAATGTACCTTTCACTGACATTGAAGAAAGAGTTATGCTTATGGGCAAGAAGTTG GCtctgagtcttttggttgcttCTTTTGCTTCTGACTCTGCATTAACGAATGCCTTCATTAGCGAGCCATATCAAGAATAA
- the LOC126614907 gene encoding uncharacterized protein LOC126614907 isoform X1 — protein MAEKKRAKNRKNVSLKALMDTGSNKVIFVESNSDFIDVLFSFLTMPMGRIARLACTSSVPVEIGCMRNLYQSIEKIDVHDFRSNACRDMLLLPCNAADCQCKNLKLKIDNGRPTRYFLCYDRCFLSYYGDIPCPFCTCPLTREIHLPVDNTQAGGVFVKGPSRLIITDDLQVISPVSAASICLFSKLGVTDSKTTEESTFNMGVPEVLDLLMHSFVSKTPLTETLLKNKPIPNLGDVHSSQGTSIDSQMHGDTIIEEEKNISLKIVVSKSKKIVCYAEAQEDFVNLLCSFLTLPLGLILKKMRNVSWKGCLDQLYKSVEDLDEQYLMSNYHKELLVNPKLAPGYRYEKTLLGIEETSFYYVDKKLTTDTSCIPDNSLVESVKLDVVDPKSHEDKDRSAQGFLRGPAIFTVTDNLVVRPISPMLEISVLQELKVPFTDIEDHTVHVGKREALLLLAASFIGDSALTNTFISELGEPKQEQ, from the exons ATGGCTGAAAAAAAGCGTGCGAAGAATCGCAAAAATGTAAGCTTGAAGGCCTTGATGGACACGGGAAGCAACAAAGTTATCTTCGTTGAGTCCAACAGTGATTTTATTGATGTTCTCTTCAGTTTCTTGACAATGCCAATGGGAAGGATTGCCAGGCTTGCCTGTACATCTTCAGTACCGGTGGAAATAGGTTGTATGAGAAATTTGTATCAGAGTATTGAGAAAATTGACGTGCATGACTTCCGGTCAAATGCGTGTAGAGATATGTTGTTACTTCCCTGCAATGCTGCTGATTGTCAATGCAAGAACCTCAAGTTGAAAATTGACAATGGTAGGCCGACACGGTACTTTTTGTGCTATGACAGATGCTTCTTAAGCTATTATGGAGATATCCCCTGTCCTTTCTGTACTTGTCCCTTGACTAGGGAGATACATCTTCCGGTGGATAATACTCAAGCTGGAGGAGTCTTTGTGAAAGGGCCATCCAGGCTGATAATTACCGATGATTTACAGGTCATATCCCCAGTAAGTGCAGCAAGCATTTGTTTGTTTTCGAAGCTAGGGGTCACGGATTCTAAAACTACAGAGGAGTCGACTTTCAATATGGGAGTTCCGGAG GTTTTGGATTTGCTTATGCATTCGTTTGTATCAAAGACACCTTTGACTGAAACTCTTCTGAAGAACAAACCAATACCAAATTTGGGAGACGTACATTCCAGTCAAGGAACATCGATTGATTCTCAAATGCATGGCGACACAATCATTGAGGAAGAGAAAAACATTTCTCTTAAGATTGTAGTTAGCAAGtctaaaaaaattgtttgttaTGCAGAAGCACAAGAGGATTTTGTTAATCTACTCTGCAGTTTCTTGACTCTCCCACTTGGGCTTATATTAAAAAAGATGCGAAATGTTTCATGGAAAGGCTGTCTTGATCAGTTGTACAAGAGTGTCGAAGATCTTGATGAGCAATACTTGATGTCAAATTACCACAAGGAATTGTTGGTCAATCCAAAGCTTGCACCTGGTTATCGATATGAGAAAACTCTGCTAGGAATCGAGGAGACGTCCTTTTATTATGTTGACAAGAAGTTAACTACTGATACATCCTGTATTCCTGATAATAGTTTAGTGGAGTCAGTTAAacttgatgttgttgatcccaAATCTCATGAAGATAAAGATAGAAGTGctcaaggatttctgagaggaCCTGCTATCTTCACAGTGACTGACAATCTAGTTGTAAGACCGATATCTCCAATGCTTGAAATCTCTGTTCTTCAAGAATTAAAGGTACCTTTCACTGACATCGAGGATCATACCGTGCATGTGGGCAAGAGAGAG GCGTTGCTTCTTTTGGCGGCCTCATTTATTGGTGATTCTGCTCTTACCAATACCTTCATTTCAGAGCTTGGGGAGCCAAAGCAAGAACAATAA